In Coffea arabica cultivar ET-39 chromosome 9e, Coffea Arabica ET-39 HiFi, whole genome shotgun sequence, the genomic window ATAATATCTGCAATTTTATGTCTTCGAACGTAAAGCAATTCATTACGACGATTGCAAAAAATTCGCTATATAAGAGTTCATATCTGCTGATATACACATGAAATGAACCAATTATACGCTTTCAGTAGCAAAAGATTGTCAGAAATTTGGATGCAGACACTAATTTCAAAACCAAGGCATCCAATCCAAAACCTTTTAGAGAATGACTGGGATTATATAAGTACTTAAGCACCAAAAAAAGGCCTAAATAAGGCCCAAGATTGCAAGAATGATTAATATCAAGCTCTTTGATTCAGATTTTGTTAGGTGATTCACCAAGATACTTTTCTTGTACGAAAGTCTGGATTTTTTCCCTTCATCTAGCAAGCAGAGAAAGCATTTTCAGTCGGAAACTACACAGTTTTCAGAATTGGAGCAACTTAATTATTACCAGAATATCAAGTCTTCCATAATGTATTCTGATGAATTCAGCAAGAGATGCAATACTTGAAGGATCAACCACATCAAGCTGATGAAAAACTATATTGTCAAAgaaatcaagccctttaaaactCTCAATAGCTTCAAGTCCCCTCTTCAAATTTCTAGCAGTCAATACCACTGTGATTCCATTAGAAGCTAACTGCCTGCAAATTCCATAGCCAATCCCTTTATTTGCCCCTGTCACAATTGCATATCTGCAAGAAAAAGATTAATAACAAATCAAAAAAGAACCAAAAGTTGGTTCTTGATGAAGAATGAACTTGGAGACAGCCCAATTCTTATACGAATTCATAGGACGTTTACCTTTTTTTTGAAGAACTAATTTCTTCTGCCATGGCTGATAAGTTGGAAGAGTGGGCACTGGCCAGGAGGACTTAGAATATTACCTTTCCCTCAATTTGATGGATAAGGAATAGTCACATTTCTCGTTGACttttcttgcaaaaaaaaaaaaaaaaattgcacctTTAATCAGTACGAGGAGTTGGCGTAAATTTGGGCTGGTGTTTCTGTCACGCTTTTACGAGTAAGTAACAAGCATCTGAAGTCGTGAGTTTTCTATGGCTACAGATATCAGTGAAGCACAAAGGCGTGACAGAAGGTTTACATGGAGTTTGTCCCCGGGTTTATAGCGTGGGGGCTAAGGTGTTGTATGCGTAATTGTTTCGAggatccattttttttttatcgaaaatcaatttgattgcATTAACTTGATATCACAAGGTTTGATACAACACTCCTACTTTCTTTGTAATCGTTTTGTACACTCTCTTGGAGCCACATGGAAAAATTTTACTTCTCATTCAGCATTCATAACTAGTTGAACAATCAACTTTGCTAACCTATGTGCGCACTTGTTTCGAGGATCCAAATTGAACCCCTTTGATTGGTAAGCATGCGATCTTCTCTCTCCTATGagttctctttctctctctactAGAGCTTTTCCCCCCAATAGTGGGAGCCAAAACTTTCCAACTCTGCAAACTTTTCAAACTTtcaaaaacccaaaaacagaGTCTCAGACAAGGAGCAAACAATTAGATACTTTGCAACCAATCAAGGCGAATTTGTCCGCATTTCCAAACAATAACAGTTGTAAGTGCTGATTGTTGTCAGTACAGGAGCTTGCCCAGGTTCCAGGAGCTTCGGACAACTTAAATACAAGCTGGTCGGAGCTAAGAAGATGGAACGTCACAGTACAGAAATTTGCAGCCATAAATGCATGCTTGCTTAAAGCCAGGGTTTCACTTAGGTTTTCTTTCTTAAACTAATTCTCTGCATTAATTACATTTAttgctcttcttttttcttcctttttctatCTACTTGTTTCTGGTCTCCCAGAAAGGCATTATCTAGTGGAAGTACGCAGATTTGAGTGCTCATCTGTATAAATTTGGTTAGATCTAGTTCATACCTACAGAGAAGTGGGATTTCACCTAAATATCATATTACTACTATGGCGGAAGAGTTGACTGAAATTATGCAAAAGTTTGCCTTAAATAGCCATGAATACAGTGTGACTGACCTAGATGAAGGAGATGCTTGCATAGGCAGGCAGGAATGCCAGACCAGTCTGTTGGGGAGAATCAAGGGAGATAAGATAGCTAATTTTACTGGGGTTAAAAATTTTGTGGCAAATGCTTGGGGTTATCCGAAAGATCTCAAGATGACTGAGCTAGGACCAAACTTCTTCCAGTTCGGAATTAAGGGGGAGGAAACTAGAGAAAGGATAGTCAATGGAGGGCCTTGGATTTTCGATAACCAGATACTTGTGCTGAGTAGGTGGTACGAGGGGATTGAGGATGATCCTAATGCCTTCAGAATAGCACCACTATGGGTTCAAATGTGGAACCTTCCTTTACATTGCATCTCTAAGGAGGTAGGGAAGAAAGTAGGTGCAGTGTTTAAGGAAGTCAGGGAAGTAGTTATTCCGCAAAATGGAGGTAAAGAAGGAAAGCATCTAAAGGCACATGTCATGGTTGACATTTTTCATCCATTGCTTCGAGGAACAACAATCAAAATGAATGGACTAATGAGATGGATTAAATTCAAATATGAAAGGTGTCCTGACTTTTGCTACACATGTGGGATTATAGGCCATAATGAAAAGGCCTGTAAGTCAAAGATAGTAGTAGAAAATGGTCAGCAAGAGAACCAGTATGGTCCATGGTTGAGAGTAAATTCTGGGAAATCTTCACTCCAAAAGGAGAATAACAACTACAAATCTCCTTCCAAAAGGCAATATTGGGGGGTGGAAAATGGGGAACTGGTGAGGAAAGACTCAAAGAGACAGGATGGGGAACATGAAGCCACAACTCCAAGAGGAAAGGAACATCTGGAAGAAAGGGATAAGGAAATACATAAACCAAAGGAGAAAGTGGACTATATACCAAGGAAGTTGAATAAGGAACTACAGGTACAGATTCTGGTCAGCAAGGAAAAAAGGGGAGAAAGTCATACAAGTATTGCCAGTGTGGAGGAAATCATAAATGAGGAAGTCCAGTCAGGAGCTCAACCATTCAGTAGTAACAAGATGGTGGAGCTTTTACAAGAAATGGAAAGATGCAAAAAGCCAGAATTTCAAGGAAATAATGGAGATGATGAGATAATGGTGGACAGGGAGCTGCAAGAACCAAAGAAAAAACCTGGTCTAACCATCCAAGAAGACAGTGGTAACATGACCATGCCAAGTGAGGTACAAGACAAACCTGTGAGTCAAAGCAGCAAATGCACTCAAGTAGAACATCCTCAGAGAcaggaaaggaaaacaaggaaaacagCAAGGATATCAATGGGAAGGGGAAGGAAGGTTTTGCAACAGATTGATGGCAATTGTCTAAGCCAAGTAGGAACGACCAAAAGGAAATTGGCATTGGAGGATGAAAATATGACAGACACTGAGACCATCGAACACATtcagaaaaaaaacaaaggaggaGGCCAGGAAATGGAAATAGAACGATCAGAGGAAGGGGTGGGTGCCAGCTTTCACTGGACCCCAAGTGATCCATGAAGGTTATGGTGTGAAATTGCCAAGGTGcggggagccccttgacagttccccaCTTGAAGGAGTTCAAGCGACTCCTCTCCCCAGAATTGATGTTTCTATGTGAAACTAAGAATAGGAAACAATATATGGAAAAGATTCAAAGGATTCTAAACTATGAACACAGCTACATAGTGGAATCAATGGAAAGAGCAGGTGGCATGGTCTTATACTGGAGTGCACATACCAAAGTACTACAGGTGCAACACACGGCCTTCACTTTAGAGGCTCATATAGAGGACCAAAGCAGCAGCAGTGACTGGTGGATGGTTGGGATCTATGCTAGCTGTGATGACTCAATAAGAAGACAGCAATGGTCAGTCATACAAAGAAGGAAACATCTATGGGGTAATAGATGGATAATAGTAGGGGATTTCAATGACATTTGTTCCAACAAGGAGAAATGGGGAGGAAGGATAAGAGAAGAGTGAACGTTCAATGACTTCAGAAACTTTATCAATGAGAATCAGTTGGTTGACATTGGTTACGAAGGACAGCCTTGGACCTGGAGCAATAACTGGGAGGGGGATGGTGAGATTAAACAAAGGCTTCATAGGGCACTGAGCAGTGTACAAtggaatctgaaatttgaaaaggcaAAATGCACTCACATTAAGTCTCATGCGTCTGATCACAGTGCTCTACTGTTGGATACTAACCCCATGAAAAGGAACAGGAAAAAAAGATTCTTCTTTGACGAAAGATGGCTTCAAAGGGAAGGAATAACTCAGGTAATCAAGGAAGCTTGGGACAAGAATGTAGAGGGGTCCAGGATGTTTCACATTAAGACAAAAGTGAGGAATTGCAGAATAGCTCTACTTAGATGGAGCAACAAAAGTAACAAGAACTCTAGGAAAAGGATTGAGAGTATAAAGGAGAAGTTGGATCAGATCCAAGGAACATCACTGCCAAGTATCAGAAAGGAAAAGGCTTCTCTTAAAATGCAGTTGAAGGAAGCTTACAAGGATGAGGAAATGTTTTGGAGCCAGAAAGCTAGACTCAGATGGCTACAAGAAGGAGACAAGAATACTCAGTTCTTCCATGCACAGGTTAACAGTAGAAGGAAGATGAATAGAATGCAGCAACTACAAAAGGAAGATGGGACATGGACAGAAAATGAGGCTGAACTGGGAGCTGAAATTGGTAACTACTACAGGCAactcttcaccaaatcaaccgaGAGTAGTAATCATGAGATTCTAGCTGGAATCCCAAAATCCATATCTGAGACTATGAACCAGGATCTAACTAAGGATGTAACAGAAGAGGAAATCAAATCTGCAATCTTCTCTATGGATAGCAACAAGGCTCCTGGCATAGATGGGATGTCCCccctttttttccaaaaattctggGATATAATCAAAGGAGACCTGGTAAATGCTATAAAAGCTTTTTTCATTCTGGTAATATgttaaaggctatcaaccataCCATCATTTCCTTGATCCCAAAAGTCCCCTGCCCCACCAACATCAAGCAATACAGACCCATTAGCCTTTGTAGTGTGATTTACAAAGTTATTGCCAAAATTCTAGTCAATAGGCTCAAACCAATTTTGCATCATTGCATCAGCATTAATCAATCTGCTTTTATCCCTGGGAGACACATTCTTGATAACATCATTATCTCTCATGAGTACTTGCATCATCTTAAAAACAAAGGCACGGTAAGGATGGATTTATGGCTGTGAAGCTTGATATGTCTAAGGCCTATGATATAGTAGAATGACATTTTTTGTAAGTTATGATGGAAAAAATGAGGTTCTGTGAAAAATGGATAACATGGATTATGAAGTGCATAAGTACAGTCTCCTTCTCCTTTGACATCAATGGAGAGTGTAAGGAATACATTGTACCAGAAAGAGGGATAAGACAAGGTGACCCTCTGTCACCTTATCTATTTCTTATATGTTCAGAAGGCTTCTCTAGCCTGCTGAAGAGAGCAACACAGACAAGGAATATGGCTGGCATGAAAATAAGCAGACATGGTCCCTCAATAACCCATCTTCTTTTTGCTGATGACTCCCTGATCTTCTGCAAAGCCAACTCTCAAGAAGCAAAGGAGCTGAAGAGGATACTAGAGGTATATGAACAAGAATCTGGTCAGATGGTTAACTTAGACAAATCTAGTgtattttttagcaaaaatgtGAATTTAGCAACAAAGGAGGACGTGTGTACGGAACTAGGAGGTATTCAACCAGTATCGCAAGGGAAGTACCTAGGATTGGCCATGGTGATATCAAGGTCTAAAGGACAGCTGTTTGGCTACATAAAAGATAACATCAAAACAAGGATGCTAAGCTGAAAATATAAGCTCCTGAGTTCAGCTGGGAAAGAAATTCTGATCAAAGCTGTGTCTATGGCAATGTCTACTTACACAATGTCTTGTTTCAAATTACCTTGCAGGTTATGCAAAGAGATAAGCTATGCTTTTCAATTTCTGGTGGGAGAAAAAGACAACAAGAATAAGGTTCACTGGGTAGCTTGGAAGCAGTTGACAAGGGAGAAAAAACGAGGAGGCATGGGATTCCAGGAGATTCAAAGCTTCAATAGTGCTTTGCTGGCTAAACAGATTTGGAGAATCATCAGAAATCCAAATCTGTTATCCAACAAAAAATTCTGAAAAGCAAGTACTTCCCAAATTGCAGTGTGCTGGATTGCAAAAGTCCCAACAATGCTTCATGGTTTTGGCAAAGCATCATGAGTGCAAGAGAAGAGCTTCAATGGGGGATACAGAAAAGGATAGGGAATGGACTTTTAACAAGAATTTGGGAAGATCAATGGATTCCAAACCAACATTTAGGGAGGCCTGTCACAACCAAGCCAGAAGATTGTCAAGTACAgaaagttgctgatttgataGAAGGCTACAGGTGGAATAGGAATCTCatcttcaaaaatttcaaaaaggaAGATGCTGAAAACATTCTCAAGATCCCCATAAGTATTACAGGAAGAGAGGATGACTTCTTCTGGACAGAAAACCAAAAAGGGGAGTACACGGTACAATCAGGCTACAAGGCAATCCAAACTAAGAAAGAACAAGAGGGCAGAGGGAGAAGAGAAAGGATTGAGCCCAGCAACAGACCAAGAAGGAATGACATGTTGAGAGTGCTGTGAAGCCTAAGAATCAGTCACAAAGTTAAGATCTTCATATGGAAAGGCCTGAAAGAAGCAATTCCAATCAAAGAATTAATCTGGAGAAGAATGTCAAAAGGAGACCCTATATGCTTAGGTTGTGGAGAGAAGCTAGAAACCTTGGAACATCTACTGCTGAAATGCAAGAAAGCAAAGGAGATCTGGAAAGCTACACCAATACAATGGGATGGGATTCAGGAGCTGACTGGGAATTTCAACAGCTGGTGGGCTGCATTATCCGAAGCAATTCAGAGAGATCAGGGGATGGACCATATATCTCTTACAGCATATATTCTTTGGCAAATTTGGAAAAGCAGGAACGATAAAGAGTTCAACAACAAAACACATGATCCAGCACAAGTGATCAACAAAGCCTGGAATGCTTGGATGGAGTTCAATGAAGGGATCAAAAAGGCTAGGAGGTGTAGCATTGAACAAACAACAGCACCACTTCAAATGGAGGAACAAGAAGCTAGCCAAAACCCAGACAATAGATCAGCAGGAATGCATATAAGAATAGCAACCAAGTGGAACAAGGCATCAAAGTCCATTGGGTATGGTATTGTAGCAGCTGACTGTAGAGGGCAGGATGTGATGGGATGGAAAATGAGGGAAAACGAAAGCTGAAACCAACTTCAACACGACACTGAAGGTGTAAAGTGGGCGTTGATCAAAGCAGCAGAACAAGGTTGGAGGCTGGTATGTATTGGAGTTCCTGATACAGAACTTTTGCAGCAAATTCAGGGAACAAAAACAGTAGACATGTGGTTAGCTACCCTGATAGAGGACATCCGCGAGCTAAGTAATATGTTTTACAAATGCTCTTTTTGCATAGGAAAATATAAAAGGAATGATCTAAGTTGTTTGTTTAGCGCTCAAGCTTTGAGCAATTATTTTGATGTAGAATGGGTCAACCCCAATCTATTGTGCTAAATGCACATTGTAAAGCATCGAGCAAGTCTCGCCTGTATATACTTATATTCCAAGCAATATAATCTtatcgtttcgacaaaaaaaaaaagattggtaAGCATGCAAAAAAGTTGTTCATACTTGGATCTTTGGATATCTTTGTATGTAAACATGTCTTGACTGATGGTAATTGTCAAGATTTTTGAAAGTTTAATTCtacaattattattttttatcactGGACGTCTCTTTTGTTTGTAGTCCATATTTGCATTAAAAGAGCCAAAGTTTTTTGGGGCAGTGTTTTAAAAGTTAGGTAATCCACCTTTATTGTTAGACGTCTTTCTTATATGTAGTCTGCATTTTTATTGAGAGAGTCAAAACTTATGAGAGCAAGGA contains:
- the LOC140014699 gene encoding uncharacterized protein; its protein translation is MSKGDPICLGCGEKLETLEHLLLKCKKAKEIWKATPIQWDGIQELTGNFNSWWAALSEAIQRDQGMDHISLTAYILWQIWKSRNDKEFNNKTHDPAQVINKAWNAWMEFNEGIKKARRCSIEQTTAPLQMEEQEASQNPDNRSAGMHIRIATKWNKASKSIGYGIVAADCRGQDVMGWKMRENES
- the LOC113709791 gene encoding uncharacterized protein, giving the protein MEKIQRILNYEHSYIVESMERAGGMVLYWSAHTKVLQVQHTAFTLEAHIEDQSSSSDWWMVGIYASCDDSIRRQQWSVIQRRKHLWGQPWTWSNNWEGDGEIKQRLHRALSSVQWNLKFEKAKCTHIKSHASDHSALLLDTNPMKRNRKKRFFFDERWLQREGITQVIKEAWDKNVEGSRMFHIKTKVRNCRIALLRWSNKSNKNSRKRIESIKEKLDQIQGTSLPSIRKEKASLKMQLKEAYKDEEMFWSQKARLRWLQEGDKNTQFFHAQVNSRRKMNRMQQLQKEDGTWTENEAELGAEIGNYYRQLFTKSTESSNHEILAGIPKSISETMNQDLTKDVTEEEIKSAIFSMDSNKAPGIDGMSPLFFQKFWDIIKGDLVNAIKAFFILCISTVSFSFDINGECKEYIVPERGIRQGDPLSPYLFLICSEGFSSLLKRATQTRNMAGMKISRHGPSITHLLFADDSLIFCKANSQEAKELKRILEVYEQESGQMVNLDKSSVFFSKNVNLATKEDVCTELGGIQPVSQGKYLGLAMVISRSKGQLLCKEISYAFQFLVGEKDNKNKVHWVAWKQLTREKKRGDLENHQKSKSVIQQKILKSKYFPNCSVLDCKSPNNASWFWQSIMSAREELQWGIQKRIGNGLLTRIWEDQWIPNQHLGRPVTTKPEDCQVQKVADLIEGYRWNRNLIFKNFKKEDAENILKIPISITGREDDFFWTENQKGEYTVQSGYKAIQTKKEQEGRGRRERIEPSNRPRRNDMLRVL